The genomic window GCATCGCCGACCTGGCACCAGGCCTGGCCGCGCACGTGCTCCAGATTGTGCACCAGGCCCACCATGCCCACCACCGGCGTGGGGTGGATCGGCTGCATGCGGCCATCGGGCAGGCGGGTCTCGTTGTAGAGGGAGACGTTGCCGCCGGTGACCGGGGTGTCCAGGGCACTGCAGGCCTTCGAAAGGCCGCGGCAGGCCATCGCCAACTGCCAGTAACCGGTGGGGGTTTCCGGCGAAGGGAAATTGAGGTTGTCCGTCACGGCCAAGGGCTCGGCCCCCACGCAGCTGAGGTTGCGGGCCGCCTCGGCTACCGCCGCCATGCCGCCGCGCTCGGGGTCGAGGGACACCCAGCGGTTGGGGCAGTCCACCACCGCCGCCACGCCACGGCTGGCTGCCGCCATGGCGCCCTCACCCTGCTGGGGCCGCAGCCGCACCACGGCCGCATCGGCGCCGCCGGGGAGCACCACCGTGTTGGCCTGCACCTGATGGTCGTACTGGCGGTACACCCAGCGCTTGGAAGCGATGGTGGGATCGTCGAGGAGCGCCAGCAGGGCGTCATTCCAACTGAACGGCAACTCGGCGGGCAATTCGGCCTCGCTCCAGCGCCAGTGGGCCTGGATCTCAGCCGGTGGCTCGCTTAGCAATGTGTGGTGATTGATCGGCGTGTCGTCCGCCAGGGCGCTGGCGGGCACCTCGGCCGCCACTTCGCCGTGCTGGAGCACCCGCACGATGTTGTCTTCCAGCACCCGGCCCACCACGGCGGCCTGCAGGCCCCAGCGGCTGAAGCGCGCCATCAGCGCCTCCTCCCGGCCGGGCTTGACCACAAACAGCATCCGCTCCTGGGATTCGCTCAGCAAAAACTCATAGGCGGTCATGCCGGCCTCGCGGGCGGGCACCTTGTCGAGGTCGAGCTCGATGCCCAAGCCGCCCTTGGCGGCCATCTCCGAGCAGCTGCAGGTAAGGCCGGCAGCACCCATGTCTTGGGCGGCCACCACATCACCGCTCTGGAAGGCCTCCAGACAGGCCTCGATCAGGCCCTTCTCCAAAAAGGGATCACCCACCTGCACGGCGGGGCGATCATCGAGAGAGGCCTCGGTGAGCTCAGCCGAGGCGAAGCTGGCACCGCCCATGCCATCGCGGCCGGTGGTGCTGCCCACGTAGATCACCGGGTAGCCCACCCCCTCAGCGCCGGAGCAGACGATCTCCTCGGTTTCCATCAGCCCCAGGGCCATGGCGTTCACCAGCGGATTGCCGGAGTAGCTGGGGTCAAACGCCACCTCCCCACCCACGGTGGGCACGCCCACGCAGTTGCCGTAGTGGGCAATGCCGGCCACCACGCCCTCCATCAGGCCCACGTTGCGCTCGTCCTCCAGGGGTCCGAAACGCAGGGCGTTGAGCAGGGCGATCGGCCGGGCGCCCATGGTGAAGATGTCGCGCAGGATGCCGCCCACACCCGTGGCCGCCCCCTGGAACGGCTCCACCGCCGAGGGGTGGTTGTGGCTTTCGATCTTGAAGGCGAGGCGCTGGCCCTCGCCCAGATCCACCACGCCAGCGTTCTCACCGGGGCCCACCAGGATCCGGGGTCCGGTGGTGGGGAATCCCTGCAGCAGCGGGCGCGAGTTGCGGTAGCAGCAGTGCTCCGACCACATCACCCCAAACATGCCCAGTTCGGCCCGATTGGGAGCGCGACCGAGGCGACGGCAAATCTCGTCGTAGTCGGCCTGGCTGAGGTTCTCCTTCTTGAGGGCATCGGGAACCGAATAGGCCGGTGCTTCGAAAGAGGCGGCAACCACGTGCAGCTGGGCAAGATCACTCCAGTCTCGCCGAGCGGGCCTCAATGCAACTGGAACTGGTCTAGGCGGGGTTCAAATCCAGGGATCTTCCTCTTCAGCAGGAGGTTCAGAACGGCGGCGGCGAGGGGGGGCATCGGTTTCGTAGGGCTGATCTAACCCCTCCGGCTCCTGCCAGGGCGGCTCCTCAAGCCAACCCTCCAGCCTCTCCTCAAATCGGTTGCCCGCCTCCTGCACCTGATCGCGCCAGCGCCTTGAACGACGCAAAAACTCTTGCCGCACACTTGCCCGGGCTAGGGGCAGATCGTCGATGCTCTCCAGGGCGGTGAGCACCTGGCCTGGCTGCTGATCCAGCAGGCGATCCAAGCTCAATCGCCAACGGCTACTGCCCGGCAGACGTGGATCACTGCGACTCACCAAATAATGACGAATACGGCCACTACGCAAATCGATGGCGGCATCAGCCAGGGTGCCGATCGGTTGCTGACGGCGATCCAGCACAGCCGCATCGATCAAAGTCGGCAACTTCTCCAACACACCAAGCTCGGTTTCGGCTGGTTCGCCCTGCACCAGTACTTCCAGCTCGGCAATGCCCCGCAACTGGTTGAGACGCCACACCTCGCGGCGATTGCCAAAAGCCGACGGCTTTGAAACCCAACCCAGCACCCGGTGAACAGGGGGATGCATCCACACCTGCACGCCGGCACCGTGATCGAGCCCCTGATCACAGCGGACATGTCGACGCAGCAACTCACTCAGCAGCACCTGCTCCGGAAGGGGAGCCACCGTCAGCTGCGGATCTGAACGGGCATCACCAGGTAGGTGAATTGATCCCCTTCCGCAGGAGTCAAAATCGCAGGCGTGGTGGGGGCGTTGCACTGCAACAGCACCCGATCACAGGCCATGGCCTTGAGGCCATCGAGCAGGTAGCGCACGTTGAAGGCAATCTGAATCGCTTCACCCTCGATGGTGGCAGCGAGTCCTTCAGAACCACTGCCCACGTCCTGGGCATCGGCCTGAATCAATATTTGACCGGTGGCGGGCTCGGCACTGAGCTTGACGACATTGTTGTGCTGATCAGCAAGCACAGCCACTCGCTCAAGAGCCGACACCAGAGCGCGGCGCTCGAGATTGATCGTGCGAGTGAAGCTCTCTGGAATCAACTGGCGGTAGTTGGGGTAGGTGCCATCAAGGCTGCGGCTGGTGAGCACCTGGTCGGCCCAGAGGAACACCACCTGGCCGCGATCACAGAACAGGCTTAAGGGCTCTTCAGATTGACGTCCTGAGAGCAGACGCTCCAGCTCCCGCAACGAGCGAGCTGGCACGGTGACGGCAAAAGGCTCCTCGGCTTCGTTTTGGCCAGAGGCGGTCGCATGGGCAAGCCGGAGCACGGCCAGACGATGGCCATCCGTTGCCGCACATTCCAGCCCGGCCGGATCAAGGCCCAGGTGCACACCAGTGAGCAGTTGCTTGGCTTCGTCGCCACTACTGGCAAATAGGGTGGCGCGCAGACCCTTAACCAGGGCTTCCGCTTCCAAGCGAATCGGCGTACCGCTCTGCACTAGGGGCAGGTCGGGAAAATCATCGGCAGGCATGCCCCGCATCTGGTAGCTGCCCGAAAGGCTGGTGAGCTCCACCTGCTCGGAACCCTCAGCGCAATTCAGCGTGATCGGGCTATCACTCGAGAGGCGCGAAACAATTTCACCAAACAACCGGGCCGGCAGGGTGATGGCGCCGCTGGTCTCAACGCTGGCGCTGATGCTGGTCTGAATGCCCAGGCTGAGATCAAAACCGGTGAGGCTGAGTCGGCCCGTGCCCGCATCAGCGGTGAGCAACACGTTGGCCAGCACCGGATGGGTGGGACGACTTGCCACGGCCCGGCTCACCAGCTGCAGGCTGGAGCTGAGTTCAGACTGGGAGCAGACCAGCTTCATGGCGTTTGTGCCGGGGAGCCTGACGGCTTGATCAAGGGCTCCCCCACGCTTCCACAGGGCGGCTGATTCCGCAACGCCGGTGATCCGTCTTGCTGCGTTCTTCTAAGGGTTTGATTGATCAAGCTCAAGAAAGAAATTAAAACCGTTTTAGTAGGGGTTGAGGAAACCGGGGAAAACCGAAAATCTCTTTGCTGCAGCTGGCTTTGGTCTGGATCAGCCCTGGGGTTTGGCCTCGGCCAGCTGGGGTAAAAATCGGCTTTTCCGCCGTTTCCCGTAGTTGGGGAAAACTTTGAGGCCGAGGGACTTGGCTAAGGCGAGAGCTTCTCCGCGGTTTCTGGCGACTTTTCCCCAGCTGTTCAGCAGACGCTTTGCTGATTGGTTGAAGCTTTTGGCTAGGCCTGGGCTTGGGCCTGGCCTGGGATTGCTTAGAAACCCATCACTTCGGCCACCTTGGCGGTGTCCGCCTCCAGACCGGTATGGAAGCGGGCGTCATTGTTTTCGATGGCGGTAGTTGGATCCTTGAGGCCGTTGCCGGTGAGCACACAAACCACCGTGGCTCCCTGAGGCACCTCCTGGTGGTGCTTGAGCAGGCCTGCGACCGAGGCGGCACTAGCTGGCTCGCAGAACACGCCCTCGCCGCTGCCCAGCAGCTTGTAGGCATCGATAATCTCAGCGTCGGTGACGGCCATGAAGTTGCCACCGCTTTCGCTGCGCACGTTTAGGGCCTTTTCACGATTCACCGGGTTGCCGATGCGGATCGCCGTGGCGATGGTGTCTGGCTGCTCAACCGTGTGTCCCAGCACCAAAGGAGCAGAACCAGCCGCTTGAAAGCCCATCATTCGGGGCAGCTTGCGGCAATGGCCCTCTTTTAAGTACTCGTTGAATCCCATCCAGTAGGCGCTGATGTTGCCGGCGTTGCCAACCGGGATGCAAAGCCAGTCCGGCGCTTCACCAAGGGCATCCACCACCTCGAAGGCGGCGGTTTTTTGGCCCTGCAATCGGTAGGGGTTCACCGAATTCACCAGGGTGACCGGATATTTGTTGGCAACTTCCTGCACGATCGCCAGGGCTTTGTCGAAGTTGCCCTGGATGGCGATTACCTCGGCGCCGTAGAGCAGGGCTTGGGCCAGCTTTCCCTGGGCTACATAGCCATCTGGGATCAGCACAAAGGCCCGCATGCCTCCGCGGCGGGCATAGGCGGCCGCAGCAGCAGAGGTATTGCCGGTGCTGGCGCAGATCACTGCTTCAGAACCGGCTTCCTTGGCTTTGGAAATCGCCATGGTCATGCCCCGGTCTTTAAAGGAGCCGGTGGGGTTGAGGCCGTCGTATTTCAGATAGACCTTGACGCTGCGGCCGATTCGCTCGGCGATCACCGGGGCTGGGATCAGAGGTGTGGAACCTTCCCGCAGGGTGATTACGGGTGTGCGCTCTGAAACTGGCAGCCAGCGCCGATAGGCCTCGATCAGGCCAGGCCAGTCCTGCATGGTGGGACGGGCAGCAAAGGGGACCTTGCTCAAACGCTGCAGAGAACGGAGCAAGGACACGATTTAGACAGTGACTTCAGTGAATCTACGGCGCAGCTGCTGGCGCGTCGCCGCGCAACCCATCAAGCGGTGATTCGGAGAAGAAGCGCACCAGCTCGGTAATCGAGCTGGCTTTGCTGAGCAGGTTCATCAAGGCGGGGATGCTCACTTCCATCTCCTGGGCGGGATAAGCGCGCAAGAACGAAAGGGCAGATATCGAACCGTTGCCTTCAACTACCCCCAGCACCATGGCGGAGCGCATGGCTGGAATCCCGGCCTGGGATGCCTTGAGCGGGAACACAACTACAGCTAGGCGCTGCAGGATTGCCTCGCCGATTCGGGTGTTGAGCAGCCTGCTCACAAGTGCTACAGGCAGGCTCACCGACTGATTCAGCAGCTTGGCGATCTCCTGGGGATTTTGGCGGCTGAAGCTCAAAATATCGGCTAGCAGGCCTCGGGCCTGGCCGGTCTTAGCCAGATGCTCCAGGTCGGCAACGGCAATGGAGCGGCGAAAGGCACCGCTCACAAAAACCAGATTTTCAGCAGCACCAGCTGGCGGCAGACTGACCGCAGGCCAAGGAACTACCAGGCTTAAGCCCAGGGCGATGGAAACAAGGGCCTGACGTTTACGGCCTATCGACGCTTTTTGCATGGCGATAAGCCTACGGCGATTGCTTTCAAATTCAGGCTGCGACGAGCACATCTCGCACCAGGCGCACCATGCTGCGCTCGGCCAGCCCTTTGGCTAGTTGAACTCCCATCTGGCGTAGTTCGGGTTCTCCCACAAGGCGTGGCAGGCGGCGCAGCAGCATCTGGGGTTCGAAGCCGGGCAAGGCTTTCAATATCCCCATCAACTGGCGCACTGGCTCGAGGTCGAGCAGCGGTTCACCCGCTTCGCTCAAACGGTGACGGCGCAGACCTGGAGGTTGGAACCGCTCTGGTAAGCGTTTGCCGATGCGCAGGGTGGTTTGCCAGGCCATGGCATCCATGCGGCCAACCATGGCGTCTACCAGCTGTTGGCGGAGCAGCCCGCCGTTTGCTGAGAAAAGAAAGCTCAGCACCTGATCAAGTAGGCCTTCGAGATCGAGCTGGGCTCCTTGGGAGGCGCTAGCGATCAGGTTGTCGAGCCGTTGCCAGCGGAAGATGTCGCCGTCGAAGAGCATCTCCTTGAGGCTCTGGCGCAGGGTGGGATCGGGGTCTTCCATCAGCCGCCGGGCGAAGTAGGGGTAGGCGGCTCCAAGGATCTTGAACTCGGGATCAACGCTGAGGGCGATGCCCTCCAGGGTCACAAGCGAGCGGATGATTAGGGCGTAGTAGGGCGGCACCTGGAAGGGGAAGCGATACATCACGCCTGAAAGGTCATCAGTGACCGCTTTGAAATCCATGCGGCTGACTCCCTGCTCGATCGCTTGACCGAACACCTTTTCAAAAGCGGGCACTATTGGCTCGAGGTTTACGTCTTCAGCCAGGAAGCCCAGGCTGACGAAATCCTTACTCAGCTTGTCGAAACTGCGATTTACCAGGTGTACAACCGCCTGAATCAGGCCGGTGCGTGATTCGCGGCTCACCTCGCTCATCATGCCGAAGTCGAGGTAGGCGAGCCGGCCATCTGCCAGAGCTAACAGGTTGCCGGGGTGGGGGTCGGCGTGGAAAAAGCCGTGTTCCAGTAATTGCTGCAGGCTGCAATTAACACCGACGTTCACCATGTCGTCGGGGTCTACGCCAATGCCGCGCACAGCTTCGAGATTGGTGAGTTTCACCCCCTCGATCCATTCCATAGTGAGCACCCGGCGGCTAGTGGCCTGGTGGTAGATGCGTGGAACGGTGATCCGGGGATTGTGGGCGTGTAATTCGGCGAAGCGCTCGGCGTTGGCGGCTTCGTTGAAGTAGTCCATCTCCTCAAACACCCGCTTGCCCAGTTCATCGATTAGGGCCACCAGGTCTGAGCGAATTAGGCCGACGTTTTGGTTAAGCCAGGAAGCAATGTTGCGCACGATGTAGAGGTCGAGCGTGATCTGCTCCCGCAGGCCCGGGCGCTGCACCTTTACGGCCACCGCTTGACCCCCCTTGAGCACACCCTTGTGCACCTGGCCCAGCGAAGCGGCTGAGATCGGCTCGGCGTCGAGTTGCTCGTAGATATCGAGCACTGCAGCGCCCAGGTCCTCTTCGATGCAGGCCATCGCCAGGGCGGAGTCGAAGCCAGGCAGCTGGTCTTGCAGCTGGGCAAGTTCCTCCAGCAGCAGCGGCGGCACGATGTCGGGCCGAGTGGAGAGGGCCTGGCCGGCTTTGATGAAAGCGGGGCCGAGTGAAGCCACTAGATCCGCTGCCTCCTTGGCGCGGGACCTGGCTACCTCCGTAGCCTTGAGCCGCCCGGTGAGCCAATCAAAGCCCACCCCAAGTAGGTAGAGCCCGATCGGCACCAGGGTTTGCCACAGGCGCCGGAATAGCCGTTGCGGGTGGCCGGTGTAAATCCGGGTGATGGCGGCCGGGTCGTAGCTCAGCAGGCCAGCGGCCTCCAGAAAGTCACCCAACTCGGTTTGGTTGTTGTCGGGATCCATGGGAGTTGGGCGGACGAAGCACCGCTAAGGCGCACCAACCCCCTTCTAAACGAATCCCACTGCCGCTACGGTCTGGCCGGTACCCCAGTCCGGTTAGCGGAGGCCGACGTGCTCACGGGACTGCGCCTCAGCAACATCGCCCTGATCGAGCGGCTGGAGCTCAGCTTCAGCGAGGGCTTCACGGTGTTGACCGGTGAGACGGGAGCAGGTAAATCGATCCTGCTTGATGCCCTCGATGCCCTTTTGGGTGGTGCCCAGGGCAGCGCCGGCGCCAGGCTGCTGCGCCGCGGCGCTGAGCGCGGCACGATCGAGGCCAGCTTCAGCCTTTCGCCCCCTTTGCAGGCCTGGTTGCAGCAGCAAGAGCTGGAGGTTGAGGAGGACGAACTGCTGCTTTCGCGCGAGTGGCGCCTCACGGAGGAGCGTCTGAGCAGCCGCAATCGGCTCAATGGCGTGGTGGTGAGCCGGGCCCAGATCCAGGAGCTGCGCCCCCTGCTCCTCGATCTCACCGTTCAGGGCCAAACCCAGCAGCTGGCGCGGCCCGGTCAGCAGCGCCGCTGGCTGGATCGCTTTGGCGGTGAAACCCTTCCGCTTTTGCTGGAGCCGGTGGCGGCGGCCTGGCGCCATTGGAAACAGGCGGCGGCGGCGCTGGAGCAGGCTCGCAGCGACTGGGATCAGCTAGAGCAGCAGCGCGCGGCTCAGGAGCAACTGCTGGCCGATCTGGAGGCGGCCCAGCTGCAAGATCCCCAGGAGCGTCAGCAGCTCCAAAACGAGGAAAACCGCCTCGCCCATGGGGTGCGGCTGCAGGAGGGGGTGATGGTTTTGCTGGGCCGCTTGCTGGAGGGTGCAGAGCAGGCGCCATCGGTGCTGGACCACCTGGCAGCTTGCGAACAGGAGCTGCTGCAGATGGAGGCATTAGATGGCGGCGTCAGGGAGCTGCGCAGTTGCTGCAGTGACGGTTTGGCGGCTTTGCAGGATCTGGCCCGCGATCTGGATCGCTACGGATCTGGACTTGATAGTGACCCAGAAAGCTTGGCGGAGCTGCAGGAGCGCATGGCCCAGCTCAAGGCCCTGGAGCGGCGCCATGGCCAGGATTTGGTTGGTTTGATCGCCCTGCGCGATCGCCTGCGGCAGCAACTGGCCCCCGGCGGTGGCGAAGCTTCCCTGGAGGCCCTGGAGTTGGCGGAGCAGCGAGCCCGCCAGCTTCGCGATCAGGCCAATGCCTCGCTCAGCGCCGCCCGCCGCCAGGCCGCCACTGCCCTGGAGCAGCAACTGATGCAGGCGCTGCGGCCGATGGGATTGGCCAATGTGCGCTTCGCGGTGGCGATTGCACCAGCGCCAGCTGGGGAGGAGGGAGCCGATGCGGTGCAGTTTCAGTTTTCAGCCAACCCGGGTGTGCCCCTGGCGCCCTTGGCTGAGGTGGCTTCAGGCGGTGAGATGTCGCGCTTTCTGCTGGCTCTGAAAACCTGTCTGGCCGCGGCAGACCAGCACGTCACCCTGCTTTTCGATGAGATCGATACGGGCGTGAGTGGCCGGGTGAGCGGCGCCATGGCCGAGTTGCTGGCCCGCCTGGCTAAGCAGCGCCAGGTGTTTTGCGTCACCCACCAACCCCTGGTGGCCGCGGCGGCAGACCACCACTTCCGCGTCTCCAAGCAGGTGTTGGAGGGGGTCACCCATACGCGGGTGTCCCAGCTGCGGGACACCCAGGCCCGTCAGGCGGAGCTGGCCGAACTGGC from Cyanobium sp. Tous-M-B4 includes these protein-coding regions:
- the thrC gene encoding threonine synthase: MQDWPGLIEAYRRWLPVSERTPVITLREGSTPLIPAPVIAERIGRSVKVYLKYDGLNPTGSFKDRGMTMAISKAKEAGSEAVICASTGNTSAAAAAYARRGGMRAFVLIPDGYVAQGKLAQALLYGAEVIAIQGNFDKALAIVQEVANKYPVTLVNSVNPYRLQGQKTAAFEVVDALGEAPDWLCIPVGNAGNISAYWMGFNEYLKEGHCRKLPRMMGFQAAGSAPLVLGHTVEQPDTIATAIRIGNPVNREKALNVRSESGGNFMAVTDAEIIDAYKLLGSGEGVFCEPASAASVAGLLKHHQEVPQGATVVCVLTGNGLKDPTTAIENNDARFHTGLEADTAKVAEVMGF
- a CDS encoding RNA methyltransferase, whose translation is MAPLPEQVLLSELLRRHVRCDQGLDHGAGVQVWMHPPVHRVLGWVSKPSAFGNRREVWRLNQLRGIAELEVLVQGEPAETELGVLEKLPTLIDAAVLDRRQQPIGTLADAAIDLRSGRIRHYLVSRSDPRLPGSSRWRLSLDRLLDQQPGQVLTALESIDDLPLARASVRQEFLRRSRRWRDQVQEAGNRFEERLEGWLEEPPWQEPEGLDQPYETDAPPRRRRSEPPAEEEDPWI
- the purL gene encoding phosphoribosylformylglycinamidine synthase subunit PurL, with product MVAASFEAPAYSVPDALKKENLSQADYDEICRRLGRAPNRAELGMFGVMWSEHCCYRNSRPLLQGFPTTGPRILVGPGENAGVVDLGEGQRLAFKIESHNHPSAVEPFQGAATGVGGILRDIFTMGARPIALLNALRFGPLEDERNVGLMEGVVAGIAHYGNCVGVPTVGGEVAFDPSYSGNPLVNAMALGLMETEEIVCSGAEGVGYPVIYVGSTTGRDGMGGASFASAELTEASLDDRPAVQVGDPFLEKGLIEACLEAFQSGDVVAAQDMGAAGLTCSCSEMAAKGGLGIELDLDKVPAREAGMTAYEFLLSESQERMLFVVKPGREEALMARFSRWGLQAAVVGRVLEDNIVRVLQHGEVAAEVPASALADDTPINHHTLLSEPPAEIQAHWRWSEAELPAELPFSWNDALLALLDDPTIASKRWVYRQYDHQVQANTVVLPGGADAAVVRLRPQQGEGAMAAASRGVAAVVDCPNRWVSLDPERGGMAAVAEAARNLSCVGAEPLAVTDNLNFPSPETPTGYWQLAMACRGLSKACSALDTPVTGGNVSLYNETRLPDGRMQPIHPTPVVGMVGLVHNLEHVRGQAWCQVGDAIWLLGVPLEMGEAPADPRLSLAGSSYLERLHRAVTGRPPEIDLQLERAVQGFLRQAIAQGLVASAHDLSDGGLAVAAAECCIATISVMPLGAELEIPASSARLDRLLFAEGGARILVSVPAGQDASWQQALAAAAVPAERLGVVTAAASLVIRQAGQPLLEQSLAALEACYEQAIPRRMGEGARAE
- a CDS encoding AarF/ABC1/UbiB kinase family protein; translated protein: MDPDNNQTELGDFLEAAGLLSYDPAAITRIYTGHPQRLFRRLWQTLVPIGLYLLGVGFDWLTGRLKATEVARSRAKEAADLVASLGPAFIKAGQALSTRPDIVPPLLLEELAQLQDQLPGFDSALAMACIEEDLGAAVLDIYEQLDAEPISAASLGQVHKGVLKGGQAVAVKVQRPGLREQITLDLYIVRNIASWLNQNVGLIRSDLVALIDELGKRVFEEMDYFNEAANAERFAELHAHNPRITVPRIYHQATSRRVLTMEWIEGVKLTNLEAVRGIGVDPDDMVNVGVNCSLQQLLEHGFFHADPHPGNLLALADGRLAYLDFGMMSEVSRESRTGLIQAVVHLVNRSFDKLSKDFVSLGFLAEDVNLEPIVPAFEKVFGQAIEQGVSRMDFKAVTDDLSGVMYRFPFQVPPYYALIIRSLVTLEGIALSVDPEFKILGAAYPYFARRLMEDPDPTLRQSLKEMLFDGDIFRWQRLDNLIASASQGAQLDLEGLLDQVLSFLFSANGGLLRQQLVDAMVGRMDAMAWQTTLRIGKRLPERFQPPGLRRHRLSEAGEPLLDLEPVRQLMGILKALPGFEPQMLLRRLPRLVGEPELRQMGVQLAKGLAERSMVRLVRDVLVAA
- the dnaN gene encoding DNA polymerase III subunit beta, whose translation is MKLVCSQSELSSSLQLVSRAVASRPTHPVLANVLLTADAGTGRLSLTGFDLSLGIQTSISASVETSGAITLPARLFGEIVSRLSSDSPITLNCAEGSEQVELTSLSGSYQMRGMPADDFPDLPLVQSGTPIRLEAEALVKGLRATLFASSGDEAKQLLTGVHLGLDPAGLECAATDGHRLAVLRLAHATASGQNEAEEPFAVTVPARSLRELERLLSGRQSEEPLSLFCDRGQVVFLWADQVLTSRSLDGTYPNYRQLIPESFTRTINLERRALVSALERVAVLADQHNNVVKLSAEPATGQILIQADAQDVGSGSEGLAATIEGEAIQIAFNVRYLLDGLKAMACDRVLLQCNAPTTPAILTPAEGDQFTYLVMPVQIRS
- the recN gene encoding DNA repair protein RecN produces the protein MLTGLRLSNIALIERLELSFSEGFTVLTGETGAGKSILLDALDALLGGAQGSAGARLLRRGAERGTIEASFSLSPPLQAWLQQQELEVEEDELLLSREWRLTEERLSSRNRLNGVVVSRAQIQELRPLLLDLTVQGQTQQLARPGQQRRWLDRFGGETLPLLLEPVAAAWRHWKQAAAALEQARSDWDQLEQQRAAQEQLLADLEAAQLQDPQERQQLQNEENRLAHGVRLQEGVMVLLGRLLEGAEQAPSVLDHLAACEQELLQMEALDGGVRELRSCCSDGLAALQDLARDLDRYGSGLDSDPESLAELQERMAQLKALERRHGQDLVGLIALRDRLRQQLAPGGGEASLEALELAEQRARQLRDQANASLSAARRQAATALEQQLMQALRPMGLANVRFAVAIAPAPAGEEGADAVQFQFSANPGVPLAPLAEVASGGEMSRFLLALKTCLAAADQHVTLLFDEIDTGVSGRVSGAMAELLARLAKQRQVFCVTHQPLVAAAADHHFRVSKQVLEGVTHTRVSQLRDTQARQAELAELAGGDSGEARSYAASLLEAHGL
- a CDS encoding alpha/beta hydrolase, which codes for MQKASIGRKRQALVSIALGLSLVVPWPAVSLPPAGAAENLVFVSGAFRRSIAVADLEHLAKTGQARGLLADILSFSRQNPQEIAKLLNQSVSLPVALVSRLLNTRIGEAILQRLAVVVFPLKASQAGIPAMRSAMVLGVVEGNGSISALSFLRAYPAQEMEVSIPALMNLLSKASSITELVRFFSESPLDGLRGDAPAAAP